One genomic region from Populus nigra chromosome 8, ddPopNigr1.1, whole genome shotgun sequence encodes:
- the LOC133700643 gene encoding glutaredoxin-C1-like gives MQYHQAESWGYHVATRTCMASDPLEKVARLASESAVVVFSISSCCMCHAVKRLFCGMGVNPTVYELDHDPRGEEIKKALMRLLGNSTSVPVVFIGGKLIGAMERVMASHISGTLVPLLKEAGALWL, from the coding sequence ATGCAATATCATCAGGCTGAGTCATGGGGTTACCATGTGGCAACGAGGACTTGCATGGCATCAGACCCATTGGAGAAGGTTGCGAGGCTGGCATCGGAGAGTGCTGTTGTGGTATTTAGTATCAGCAGCTGTTGCATGTGTCATGCCGTGAAGAGACTCTTTTGTGGGATGGGCGTGAACCCAACTGTTTATGAGCTCGACCATGACCCAAGAGGGGAAGAGATTAAGAAGGCATTAATGAGGCTGCTCGGGAATTCAACTTCTGTGCCTGTTGTATTCATTGGAGGGAAGTTAATTGGTGCCATGGAACGAGTCATGGCTTCCCATATCAGTGGAACTCTCGTGCCCCTCCTCAAGGAAGCTGGAGCACTCTGGCTTTGA
- the LOC133702361 gene encoding uncharacterized protein LOC133702361, translated as MSAPMAPIIIHALLATLFALPLSLIAEPANNPTSRIIIVGVVYCDTCSTNTFSRYSCFLPGADVHIQCTFQAISPKTTEKIEFSANRTTDRYGIYKVTVPEVDGVDCAEGSTIELVCQTSLIRSSYPACNVPGLKMSTDVISVKSKQNNLCIYSMNALSYRPSKKNATLCGKHKEELQISFNSSKFFLPYFPPYGFPSHTLPNMSPSPFPPLPTPSQPFPPLPSPRPPSLPFPFPPLSPTPSLFHPTPPPAFNLGNPRAWIPNTPSLAPPPPPAFNLRDPRTWIPYFPPSPPNNPQNQNP; from the exons ATGTCTGCTCCCATGGCTCCAATCATTATTCATGCTCTTCTAGCAACTTTGTTTGCACTCCCACTTTCTCTCATTGCTGAACCAGCAAACAATCCAACCTCCCGAATCATTATTGTTGGTGTTGTCTACTGTGATACCTGCTCAACCAACACTTTCTCCAGATACAGCTGCTTCTTGCCAG GTGCGGATGTTCACATTCAATGTACATTCCAAGCAATCTCACCAAAAACTACAGAGAAGATTGAGTTCTCTGCTAACAGAACAACAGATAGATATGGAATATATAAAGTGACAGTGCCAGAGGTTGATGGTGTTGATTGTGCGGAGGGATCGACAATTGAATTAGTATGCCAGACAAGTTTAATACGGAGCTCATATCCAGCCTGCAACGTTCCTGGTTTAAAGATGTCAACAGACGTGATATCAGTCAAGTCAAAGCAGAACAATCTCTGTATTTACAGCATGAATGCTTTGAGTTACAGACCTTCCAAAAAAAATGCTACCTTGTGTGGGAAACACAAAGAAGAGTTGCAGATttctttcaactcttcaaagttTTTTCTCCCTTACTTCCCACCCTATGGGTTCCCATCGCATACCTTGCCTAACATGTCACCATCACCCTTCCCTCCATTACCTACGCCATCTCAGCCTTTTCCTCCCTTGCCATCTCCTCGCCCACCTTCTTTGCCCTTTCCATTTCCACCCCTCTCACCAACCCCATCTCTTTTCCATCCAACGCCTCCACCAGCATTTAATCTAGGAAATCCAAGGGCATGGATACCGAATACCCCTTCATTAGCACCTCCACCACCGCCTGCTTTTAATCTAAGAGATCCCAGAACTTGGATACCATACTTCCCTCCATCCCCACCTAATAACCCTCAGAACCAAAATCCATGA